Proteins found in one Brevibacillus brevis genomic segment:
- a CDS encoding sulfite exporter TauE/SafE family protein yields MDVLLLLLMVSLGFVGSFFSGLLGIGGAIISYPMLLFIPPALGVAQFSAQEVSVISMFQVFFASLSGVLAFRKRNGKNSPLIHKGLVRDMGGSILGGSLIGAALSQYLSNESINVVYGILAIIAVILMLVKNRGTEEAAGEVAYNRFIAAGAAFAVGIVSGIVGAGGAFILIPIMLTVLKIPTRVTIASSLAIVFISAIGGVIGKLSGGQIPLLPVLYTVIGSVLGAPVGSMVSAKSDVRYLRYGLIVLICGTAIKIWSDIL; encoded by the coding sequence ATGGACGTTTTGCTGCTTCTGCTCATGGTCTCTCTCGGTTTTGTCGGCTCCTTTTTTTCCGGATTGCTCGGGATTGGCGGAGCGATCATCAGCTATCCGATGCTTCTGTTTATCCCACCGGCACTAGGGGTGGCTCAGTTTTCCGCCCAGGAAGTTTCGGTGATATCGATGTTTCAAGTGTTTTTCGCGTCGCTGTCTGGCGTACTGGCTTTCCGCAAAAGAAACGGGAAAAACTCGCCCCTGATTCATAAAGGACTCGTCAGAGATATGGGGGGAAGCATCTTGGGGGGCAGCCTGATTGGTGCAGCTCTCTCCCAATACTTGTCGAATGAAAGCATCAATGTGGTGTACGGGATACTGGCGATCATCGCCGTGATTTTGATGCTCGTGAAAAATAGAGGGACAGAAGAGGCAGCAGGGGAAGTTGCGTATAACCGCTTCATTGCTGCTGGTGCAGCGTTTGCCGTAGGAATCGTATCTGGGATTGTCGGTGCAGGGGGAGCGTTCATCCTCATTCCGATCATGCTGACCGTGCTGAAAATACCTACGCGGGTGACGATTGCCTCATCTTTGGCTATTGTATTCATCTCCGCAATAGGTGGTGTGATCGGGAAGCTGTCGGGTGGGCAAATTCCGCTCTTGCCCGTTTTGTATACGGTCATCGGAAGTGTTTTGGGGGCGCCGGTGGGCAGTATGGTCAGCGCCAAGAGCGATGTGAGATATTTGCGTTATGGCCTGATTGTGCTGATCTGTGGAACGGCGATCAAGATTTGGAGTGACATTCTATAA